One genomic region from Desulfuromonas sp. TF encodes:
- a CDS encoding class I SAM-dependent methyltransferase, translated as MTEQPHPESKPELEQFVRHRIAEAGGISFAEYMRLCLYHEEYGYYMAPRTRIGKQGDFFTSSSVHSLFGRLVARQMGQMWELMGKGTFTAAEQGAGEGHLCLDILNAVRDENPDFYRALRYRLVELSPDNRHRQRKLLERHLDRIDWCSLEELAGMEGCFLSNELVDAFPVHLVEKRGGELREVFVVTRGDEFAEELRALSTEEIDLHFRELGVAPVEGNRAEVNLDAGRWMEQVGRLLNRGFVITIDYGYPAAELYAPFRRQGTLMCYHRHTSSDNPYRNLGCQDITAHVDFSSLQISGEKTGLTPLYFGEQYRFLMGLGFVEGLIELQAREADENRARALRLTLKNLILPEGGMGETFKVLVQGKGIGRPELMCARRIRDIHLPLAGFV; from the coding sequence ATGACCGAACAGCCGCATCCGGAATCCAAACCGGAACTTGAACAATTCGTCCGTCACCGCATCGCGGAAGCGGGAGGAATCTCCTTTGCCGAATACATGAGACTCTGTCTCTACCATGAGGAGTACGGCTATTATATGGCTCCTCGTACCCGCATCGGCAAGCAGGGAGACTTTTTCACCTCCTCCAGCGTCCATTCCCTCTTCGGCCGTCTGGTCGCCCGCCAGATGGGTCAGATGTGGGAGCTGATGGGGAAAGGGACTTTTACGGCGGCCGAGCAGGGCGCCGGAGAAGGTCACCTCTGTCTGGACATTCTCAATGCGGTCCGCGACGAGAATCCTGATTTTTACCGTGCTCTGCGCTACCGCTTGGTGGAACTCAGTCCCGACAACCGCCACCGTCAGCGGAAGCTGCTGGAAAGACACCTGGATCGCATCGACTGGTGCTCCCTGGAAGAGCTGGCCGGGATGGAAGGTTGTTTCCTCAGCAATGAACTGGTGGATGCCTTTCCCGTTCATCTGGTGGAGAAGCGCGGCGGGGAGCTGCGAGAAGTTTTTGTGGTGACTCGCGGCGACGAGTTTGCCGAAGAACTGAGAGCCCTTTCCACGGAGGAAATCGACCTGCACTTTCGCGAACTCGGGGTGGCTCCCGTCGAAGGGAATCGCGCTGAAGTCAACCTGGACGCGGGAAGATGGATGGAGCAGGTCGGTCGTCTGCTCAACCGCGGCTTCGTCATCACTATTGACTACGGTTATCCGGCCGCAGAGCTGTATGCTCCCTTCCGCCGGCAGGGAACTCTGATGTGCTATCATCGGCACACCTCCAGCGACAATCCTTATCGAAACCTCGGCTGTCAGGATATTACCGCCCATGTCGACTTTTCTTCTCTGCAGATTTCCGGTGAAAAGACGGGTCTGACCCCTCTCTACTTCGGCGAGCAGTATCGCTTCCTCATGGGACTCGGCTTTGTCGAGGGGCTGATCGAGCTGCAGGCCCGTGAGGCGGATGAGAACCGGGCCCGTGCTCTTCGCCTGACCCTCAAGAACCTTATTCTTCCCGAGGGGGGAATGGGAGAAACCTTCAAGGTTCTGGTGCAGGGCAAGGGGATTGGAAGGCCGGAGCTGATGTGCGCGCGGCGCATACGGGACATTCACCTGCCCTTGGCCGGTTTCGTTTGA
- a CDS encoding rhodanese-like domain-containing protein: MFRRSLFVFILVFLSVLPAAAGSRNISAAESRALLQENGRIFLLDVRSPEEYLQVRIEGARLIPTDQFLRRLSEVPGDRPILVYCAVGSRSSQVAAYLVRQGYSEVYNMEGGIWGWQLRGFPVLKGSP; this comes from the coding sequence ATGTTCAGACGTTCCCTCTTTGTTTTTATCCTGGTGTTTCTTTCCGTTCTCCCTGCTGCCGCGGGATCCCGAAATATTTCGGCAGCCGAATCCCGAGCTCTTCTGCAAGAGAATGGTCGGATTTTTCTGCTGGACGTACGGAGTCCCGAAGAGTACCTGCAGGTCCGGATCGAGGGAGCACGCCTAATCCCGACCGATCAGTTCTTGCGTCGTCTGTCTGAAGTCCCCGGGGACCGTCCGATTCTGGTCTACTGCGCGGTGGGCTCACGCAGTTCCCAGGTGGCAGCCTATCTTGTTCGGCAGGGCTATTCCGAAGTCTACAATATGGAAGGTGGCATCTGGGGTTGGCAGCTGCGCGGGTTCCCGGTTCTCAAGGGAAGCCCATGA
- a CDS encoding glycerophosphodiester phosphodiesterase family protein, with amino-acid sequence MSAGFMDIFFLWAHRGASASAPENTMAAFRAAESAGADGIEFDVRLSRDGVPVVIHDDTVDRTTDGQGRVNRMSVSELQSLDAGRWFGSGFTGERLPTVEEVLLWAGEGLRLNLEIKDPDAGAPVLELLRSYPRSRALISSFDHEILFRLRRADPLLPLAFLLDSPFWRLPLKKAAECGAESLNPRQDRVSRAMIAASHRLGLAVTPYTVDDPGRLDDLLRLGVNGVFSNLPYEIVARRHR; translated from the coding sequence ATGAGTGCTGGATTTATGGATATTTTTTTCCTCTGGGCCCATCGGGGAGCTTCTGCGTCGGCTCCAGAGAATACCATGGCCGCCTTCCGGGCGGCGGAGTCCGCCGGCGCGGACGGCATTGAATTCGATGTGCGGTTAAGCCGGGATGGTGTGCCTGTTGTCATTCACGATGACACGGTGGACCGGACCACCGACGGACAGGGGCGGGTGAACCGGATGTCGGTCAGTGAACTGCAGAGCCTGGATGCGGGGAGGTGGTTCGGTTCCGGTTTTACCGGCGAGCGCCTGCCGACAGTGGAAGAAGTGCTGCTCTGGGCGGGGGAAGGCCTGCGTCTGAACTTGGAGATCAAGGATCCCGATGCCGGAGCCCCAGTCCTTGAACTGCTCCGGTCCTATCCCCGTTCCAGGGCGCTGATTTCTTCTTTCGACCATGAAATCCTGTTCCGGCTGCGCCGGGCCGATCCCCTCCTGCCCCTGGCTTTTCTGCTCGATTCCCCCTTCTGGCGCCTGCCTCTGAAGAAGGCCGCGGAATGCGGGGCCGAGAGCCTCAACCCTCGACAGGACCGAGTCTCCCGAGCGATGATTGCGGCCAGTCACCGCCTCGGTCTGGCCGTCACGCCATACACAGTAGACGATCCGGGCCGATTGGATGATCTCCTTCGTCTGGGTGTGAACGGAGTTTTCAGCAACCTGCCCTATGAAATCGTTGCTCGCCGGCATCGGTGA
- a CDS encoding pirin family protein has product MITVRKSQERGHVQEDWLDSRHTFSFGEYHDPGHMGFRALRVINEDRVQPGRGFPLHPHHDMEIITFIIEGALEHRDDMGNREIIRAGEIQRITAGAGIRHSEANPSDHEPVHLLQIWIFPEKKGLPPGYEMKRFASAPANELSLLISRDGRKGSALLHQDAAVYFAKLEAGRNLEWSLPTGRHAWLQVIDGALDLNGTRLESGDGAAVSDEEMLKLAGREASRFILFDLQ; this is encoded by the coding sequence ATGATCACTGTACGCAAATCGCAGGAGCGCGGCCATGTTCAGGAAGACTGGCTGGACAGCCGCCATACCTTTTCCTTCGGCGAATATCACGATCCCGGCCACATGGGTTTCCGCGCCCTGCGGGTCATCAACGAGGATCGGGTGCAGCCCGGCAGGGGCTTCCCCCTGCATCCCCACCACGACATGGAGATCATCACCTTCATCATCGAAGGGGCGCTGGAACACCGGGACGACATGGGAAACCGTGAGATCATCCGCGCCGGGGAAATCCAGCGCATCACCGCCGGCGCCGGCATCCGCCACAGCGAGGCGAACCCTTCCGACCACGAGCCCGTCCATCTGCTGCAGATCTGGATCTTTCCGGAGAAGAAAGGTCTTCCCCCCGGCTATGAGATGAAGCGCTTCGCCTCGGCCCCAGCCAACGAGCTGAGCCTCCTCATTTCCCGGGACGGGCGGAAAGGGTCGGCCCTCCTTCATCAGGATGCCGCCGTTTACTTCGCGAAACTGGAGGCCGGCAGGAACCTGGAATGGTCTCTACCCACCGGCCGCCATGCCTGGCTGCAGGTGATCGACGGGGCACTCGATCTGAACGGGACGAGGCTGGAGAGCGGCGACGGCGCCGCCGTGAGTGATGAGGAGATGCTGAAGCTGGCGGGACGGGAGGCTTCCCGGTTCATCCTTTTCGACCTGCAGTAG
- a CDS encoding nucleotidyltransferase substrate binding protein yields the protein MIRARNLSSHTYNPETAEKIVEDIRSRFHPAFEQMIRTFDDLAENAGNH from the coding sequence ATGATCAGAGCACGAAACCTCAGTTCTCACACCTACAATCCCGAAACCGCCGAAAAAATAGTCGAAGATATTCGCAGCCGGTTCCATCCGGCCTTTGAGCAGATGATCAGGACGTTCGACGATCTGGCGGAAAATGCCGGGAATCATTGA
- a CDS encoding DUF3820 family protein: MEFSLDHAALLELAGARMPFGKHQGWLLIDLPEPYVVWFAQQGFPEGKLGTMLRAVYEIKVNGLEFLFDPLR, translated from the coding sequence ATGGAATTTTCCTTGGATCACGCGGCGCTGCTGGAGCTGGCGGGGGCGCGCATGCCTTTCGGCAAGCATCAGGGATGGCTTCTCATCGATCTGCCTGAACCTTATGTCGTCTGGTTCGCCCAGCAAGGTTTCCCCGAGGGGAAACTCGGTACGATGCTGCGGGCGGTCTACGAAATCAAGGTCAACGGGCTGGAGTTCCTGTTCGATCCGCTGCGCTGA
- a CDS encoding NifU family protein yields MKTRVQEVLNMVRPALQADGGDVELVDVSDDGVVSVRLTGACGSCPMSTMTLKMGIERTLKEKVPEVKEVVQV; encoded by the coding sequence ATGAAAACGCGAGTTCAGGAAGTTCTGAATATGGTCCGTCCCGCTCTGCAGGCTGACGGCGGCGATGTCGAGCTGGTGGACGTCTCCGACGACGGAGTGGTCAGCGTTCGCCTGACCGGCGCCTGCGGGTCCTGCCCCATGTCCACCATGACGCTTAAGATGGGAATCGAAAGAACTCTCAAGGAAAAGGTTCCCGAAGTCAAAGAGGTCGTCCAGGTGTAA
- a CDS encoding peptidoglycan-binding domain-containing protein has product MKRIVLYTATAFIAGLFSSGLALAAGESYSGSERGTVEERHTDVPETGITGSVTSFQLNEEQISEVQQILQDEGYDVAISGELDSDTISALEEFQRSEGLVVTGEPDENTLRALAPTAEEQEFFGLSPEFGEEESTSEGVESLEEGETLEQAPMEERIQETPRAID; this is encoded by the coding sequence ATGAAACGAATCGTTCTATATACAGCGACAGCATTCATCGCCGGACTGTTCTCGTCCGGGCTGGCCCTCGCGGCCGGGGAGTCATATTCAGGCAGTGAGAGGGGGACAGTGGAAGAACGGCATACTGACGTTCCCGAAACGGGCATTACGGGAAGTGTAACATCCTTCCAGTTGAACGAAGAGCAGATCAGTGAAGTGCAGCAGATCCTGCAGGACGAAGGGTATGATGTAGCGATCAGCGGCGAGCTCGACTCGGATACAATCAGTGCTCTTGAAGAGTTCCAACGTTCCGAAGGTCTGGTCGTTACCGGCGAGCCGGACGAGAATACCCTGAGGGCTCTGGCGCCCACCGCCGAGGAGCAGGAGTTCTTCGGACTGTCGCCGGAATTCGGCGAGGAGGAGAGCACGAGCGAAGGAGTAGAGTCGTTGGAAGAAGGTGAAACATTGGAACAGGCACCGATGGAAGAGCGGATTCAGGAAACCCCAAGGGCCATCGACTGA
- a CDS encoding putative manganese-dependent inorganic diphosphatase has product MRNEIIYVVGHRNPDTDSVCSAMAYAELRRRQGMTDVRPARAGNLNRQTEFVLNELSLPLPELINDVHPRVRDVIAEQVVTITADTPLSQAMELFHRHDIRQVPVVDADRRPLGLLVLKRLTEHILIPRREAEIRRVLASPRSVQACLQARVLTEHQADSVEELKLYVGAMASGTFRDKIQGLDPRTMVLLTGNRENIQSEAVDIGVRVLVVTGGLPVSAAILERAREKRVTVLSTPFDTATSAWLTRLATPVGKLVVDSFPRIGLGDRVDDLRFKLLHSSDPGAIVLDRDGRVAGMATKSNLLAPSPVKLILVDHNELSQAVSGAEKVEILEIVDHHRLGNFHTDQPIRFINQPLGSTCTVVATLYRQSGIVPEPSCAALMLAGLLSDTVILKSPTTTDIDREIAVWLGSLAALDPEEFGRRIFQAGSALAAYPSRRELVLSDFKEFSAGDKKFGIGQVEVVSFQEFHELREEIEAALEAVKEEKRLGTVGLLVTDIVQETSLLLALGSRELPYIIGYPQAGENLYELKGVLSRKKQLVPHLLKVLK; this is encoded by the coding sequence ATGCGCAACGAAATCATCTACGTCGTCGGACATCGCAACCCCGATACCGACTCCGTCTGCAGCGCCATGGCCTACGCCGAGTTGCGCCGGCGGCAGGGAATGACCGACGTACGCCCCGCCCGGGCGGGGAACCTGAACCGGCAGACGGAATTCGTACTCAACGAGCTCTCCCTGCCCTTGCCGGAACTGATCAACGACGTGCACCCCCGGGTACGCGACGTGATCGCCGAGCAGGTAGTCACGATAACGGCCGATACGCCCCTGTCCCAGGCGATGGAACTCTTTCACCGGCACGACATCCGTCAGGTGCCGGTGGTCGATGCCGACCGGCGGCCTCTGGGACTGCTGGTCCTCAAGCGCCTCACCGAGCATATTCTGATTCCGCGCCGCGAAGCAGAGATCCGCCGCGTGCTCGCCTCCCCGCGGTCGGTGCAGGCCTGCCTGCAGGCCAGGGTCCTGACCGAACACCAGGCCGACAGCGTGGAGGAGCTCAAACTCTATGTCGGGGCGATGGCCTCGGGGACGTTTCGTGACAAGATCCAGGGGCTCGACCCCCGCACCATGGTCCTGCTCACCGGCAACCGGGAGAATATTCAGAGCGAAGCGGTGGACATCGGCGTGCGCGTCCTCGTGGTCACCGGAGGCCTGCCGGTTTCCGCTGCCATTCTGGAGAGGGCCCGGGAGAAAAGGGTGACGGTCCTGTCGACTCCCTTCGACACGGCCACCAGCGCCTGGCTGACCCGGCTGGCGACGCCGGTGGGCAAACTGGTCGTCGATTCGTTCCCCCGCATCGGCCTGGGAGATCGGGTGGACGATCTGCGGTTCAAGCTACTCCACAGCAGCGACCCCGGAGCCATCGTTCTAGATCGGGACGGCCGGGTCGCCGGCATGGCCACCAAGAGCAATCTGCTGGCGCCGTCGCCGGTCAAGTTGATCCTGGTCGATCACAACGAACTCTCCCAGGCCGTTTCCGGCGCCGAGAAGGTCGAGATCCTCGAAATCGTCGATCACCACCGCCTCGGCAACTTTCATACCGATCAGCCGATCCGCTTCATCAATCAGCCTCTCGGCAGCACCTGCACCGTCGTCGCCACCCTCTACCGGCAGTCCGGCATCGTCCCGGAGCCTTCGTGCGCCGCCCTGATGCTTGCCGGTCTCCTCTCCGATACGGTCATCCTCAAGTCGCCGACCACCACCGATATCGACCGGGAGATCGCCGTCTGGCTGGGGAGTCTCGCCGCGCTCGACCCCGAGGAGTTCGGCCGCCGCATTTTTCAGGCCGGCAGCGCCCTGGCCGCCTACCCTTCCCGCAGAGAACTGGTCCTTTCCGACTTCAAAGAGTTTTCCGCCGGCGACAAGAAATTCGGCATCGGTCAGGTCGAAGTGGTCAGTTTTCAGGAATTCCATGAGCTGAGAGAGGAAATCGAAGCGGCCCTGGAAGCGGTGAAGGAGGAGAAGAGGCTCGGCACCGTCGGGCTTCTGGTCACCGACATCGTCCAGGAAACCAGTCTGCTGCTGGCGCTCGGCAGCAGAGAACTCCCCTACATCATCGGCTATCCCCAGGCCGGGGAAAATCTCTACGAGCTCAAGGGCGTCCTCTCCCGCAAGAAACAGCTGGTGCCGCATCTGCTGAAGGTCCTCAAGTAA
- a CDS encoding HAD family hydrolase has translation MLHSPNDIRSIVFDLDGTLYLRPEVGEEIFTAAAGLVSESRGISITEAKQMLRRARQRLTETLEETPTLTHTCQELGIDIRSFHHALLKKVRPERYLEADPILYALLDSLQDRYDLYLYTNNSLPLAQKILALLGIEELFRRLYTIEFTWSPKPDPESFHHVLEDIGGPPESFLFVGDRPQVDLKIAESLQIPTIFISDPEDLLQIHKVLGLIP, from the coding sequence ATGCTGCACAGCCCAAACGATATCCGTTCCATTGTCTTCGATCTCGACGGCACTTTGTATCTTCGCCCGGAGGTGGGCGAGGAAATCTTCACGGCTGCCGCAGGGCTTGTTTCCGAAAGCAGGGGCATCTCGATAACGGAGGCGAAGCAGATGCTGCGCCGGGCTCGGCAGCGACTGACCGAAACTCTGGAAGAGACGCCCACCCTGACCCACACCTGCCAGGAACTAGGAATCGACATCCGCTCGTTTCACCATGCCTTGCTGAAGAAGGTGCGTCCCGAGCGTTATCTCGAGGCGGACCCCATTCTGTACGCTCTGCTCGATTCCCTCCAAGACCGTTACGATCTCTATCTTTATACGAATAACAGCCTCCCGCTGGCTCAGAAGATTCTGGCGCTGCTCGGCATCGAGGAGCTTTTCAGGCGTCTCTACACCATCGAGTTCACTTGGTCTCCCAAACCCGATCCGGAGTCTTTCCATCACGTGCTCGAGGATATCGGAGGGCCTCCGGAAAGCTTTCTTTTCGTCGGGGATCGCCCGCAGGTGGACCTGAAAATCGCCGAATCCCTCCAAATTCCAACCATCTTTATCAGCGATCCCGAGGACCTGCTGCAGATACATAAAGTCCTTGGGCTGATCCCCTGA